In Elephas maximus indicus isolate mEleMax1 chromosome 4, mEleMax1 primary haplotype, whole genome shotgun sequence, a genomic segment contains:
- the CDKN1B gene encoding cyclin-dependent kinase inhibitor 1B, translating into MSNVRVSNGSPSLERMDARQAEYPKPSACRNLFGPVNHEELTRDLEKHCRDMEEASQRKWNFDFQNHKPLEGKYEWQEMEKGSLPEFYYRPPRPPKGACKVPAQESQDVNGSRQAVPLIGSQANSEDTHLVDQKTETSDSQTGLAEQCPGIRKRPATDDSSTQNKRANRTEENVSEGSPNAGSVEQTPKKPSLRRRQT; encoded by the exons ATGTCAAACGTGCGAGTGTCTAACGGGAGCCCGAGCCTGGAGCGGATGGACGCCAGACAGGCGGAGTACCCTAAGCCCTCCGCCTGCAGAAACCTCTTCGGCCCGGTGAATCACGAAGAGTTAACTCGGGACTTGGAGAAGCACTGCAGAGACATGGAAGAGGCTAGCCAGCGCAAGTGGAATTTTGATTTTCAGAATCACAAGCCCCTGGAGGGGAAATACGAGTGGCAAGAGATGGAAAAGGGCAGCTTGCCCGAGTTTTACTACAGACCCCCGCGGCCCCCCAAAGGCGCATGCAAGGTACCGGCGCAAGAGAGCCAGGATGTCAACGGGAGCCGTCAGGCGGTGCCTTTAATAGGGTCTCAGGCAAACTCAGAGGACACACATTTGGTAGACCAAAAGACTGAAACATCAGACAGCCAGACGGGGTTAGCGGAGCAGTGCCCTGGGATACGGAAGAGACCTGCAACAGACG ATTCTTCTACTCAAAACAAAAGAGCCAacagaacagaagaaaatgtttcagAAGGGTCCCCAAACGCAGGCTCAGTGGAGCAGACGCCCAAGAAGCCGAGCCTCAGAAGACGTCAAACATAA